The following proteins come from a genomic window of Verrucomicrobiales bacterium:
- a CDS encoding metallophosphoesterase translates to MITMRASLSPVWLGLLMVFLGLGKDRCHGALAPYASQWDLNASLAESSGGSTIALSFSPPATRAGLTYTSSEIAGESAQVAAFTRGTLLRLTHRLAANGGGTLVNRYTLIMDVRFEARTTDYTALLQTTSANSNDADWFLNRAGALGISGNYGGVASDGEWHRLALVVDAGQGVLKSYIDGQLVQTQTAGVTLDGRFSLGPVLLLFADNDQETSAGLLNSVQVRGDALSDGDVAALGGPRALGIPRAAPTQVRLLYPNGGEVLTAGTQPEIRWQAENPVGFAQLQLWQGQALRTDFGTVALNAGKLAVALDRYIGNASNYRVRLIPLADTNLVDFSDDFFSIDGSSTLNPKYGVELQRNGGFEQSLTNWTVQAGSPVVLLSGQGKGIPRSGTRFLHGGKATKAPESRVVQLVDLNAAGFSDQELDDLSQITVEGWLRNLFDAGTFDDQVYYQIRYLDADGVELSSIRSILPATGVWSRQRVAGLLPPGTRRLSLEVIGKHRRDADNDSMADDLVLKLTRPAPAIKRPRITKLPMLQDYRQDAMTLLWETDGNDVTHDVAWGVQEVGENVERKVSTLQIDATHYVHRVTITGLQPETAYRYQVRSGLERTAVYSFRTAPRQDSPFAVAWWGDNHDGTGTLKTHISNILSHVPNMICVAGDMVNSGNNLSDWHDFWFKPLEHMSAAQTTPVLFARGNHDGEHALAYAYSSLPGNEAWFSFPYGNSWFFFLDSEIDSTTVPEQLTWLRTELQRPEVQRAAFRIVCFHKPPWTDFWNGGGYVGETWVRQLWTPVFAANGVDIVICGHTHAYSRGMNQGVMYVVSGGGGGTVDTERVAQWPMFEVEYANTHFDLMEVYGLNLDWQMYSERNQLMDEFRLHSRTAELTLGETHSGAKSTSLVLTGRNGMKYALERSEDLLKWEAFATNTVPAAPVDSVTNLLQISHQKEFVRARTLP, encoded by the coding sequence ATGATTACTATGCGTGCGTCGTTGTCGCCAGTCTGGCTCGGGTTGCTGATGGTGTTTTTGGGCCTGGGGAAGGACCGTTGTCATGGCGCCTTGGCGCCGTACGCATCGCAGTGGGACCTGAACGCGAGTTTGGCTGAGTCTTCGGGGGGAAGCACGATCGCCCTGAGTTTTTCACCGCCTGCCACCCGGGCGGGTTTGACGTACACCAGCTCCGAAATCGCGGGTGAATCTGCCCAGGTAGCGGCCTTCACGCGGGGCACCCTGTTGCGCCTGACTCACCGACTCGCCGCCAACGGCGGCGGTACCTTGGTCAACCGCTACACGCTGATTATGGATGTTCGGTTTGAGGCGCGGACTACCGACTACACCGCACTGCTCCAGACTACGTCGGCAAACTCCAACGATGCCGACTGGTTCTTAAACCGGGCCGGGGCCCTGGGCATCAGCGGCAACTATGGGGGCGTCGCGTCAGATGGCGAATGGCATCGGCTGGCCTTGGTGGTGGACGCGGGGCAAGGGGTTTTGAAGAGCTACATTGATGGACAGTTGGTCCAGACGCAGACCGCCGGGGTAACCTTGGATGGCCGGTTCTCGCTTGGGCCGGTTCTGCTGCTATTTGCCGACAATGACCAAGAGACGAGCGCCGGTCTCCTGAACAGCGTCCAGGTCCGGGGGGATGCGCTCAGCGACGGAGACGTTGCTGCACTCGGGGGGCCGCGGGCTCTGGGTATTCCCCGGGCGGCGCCCACTCAAGTCCGTCTCCTGTATCCCAACGGCGGTGAGGTGCTCACGGCTGGAACCCAACCGGAAATTCGTTGGCAGGCGGAGAATCCGGTGGGTTTTGCGCAGCTTCAATTGTGGCAAGGGCAGGCGCTGCGGACCGATTTTGGGACGGTGGCCCTCAACGCCGGCAAACTGGCGGTCGCCCTCGATCGATACATCGGGAATGCGTCCAACTATCGGGTTCGCCTGATCCCTCTGGCTGATACCAATCTGGTCGATTTTTCCGACGACTTTTTCTCGATCGACGGATCCTCCACGCTGAATCCCAAATATGGCGTCGAGCTCCAACGTAACGGTGGTTTTGAGCAAAGCCTTACGAACTGGACCGTGCAAGCGGGAAGCCCGGTCGTGTTGTTGAGTGGCCAGGGTAAGGGGATTCCGCGCTCCGGAACCCGTTTCCTCCACGGAGGGAAAGCGACCAAGGCCCCGGAGAGCAGGGTGGTTCAGTTGGTGGACCTGAATGCCGCTGGGTTCTCCGACCAGGAACTCGACGATCTCTCTCAGATCACGGTCGAGGGCTGGTTGAGAAATCTATTTGATGCCGGCACGTTCGACGACCAGGTCTATTATCAGATACGGTACTTGGATGCCGACGGCGTCGAACTGAGTTCGATCCGCAGTATCCTTCCCGCCACGGGCGTCTGGTCCCGCCAGCGCGTCGCTGGATTGCTCCCGCCGGGAACCCGTCGACTCAGTTTGGAGGTGATTGGAAAGCATCGTCGCGATGCCGACAATGACAGCATGGCGGACGATCTTGTTCTGAAACTGACGCGTCCAGCCCCGGCGATCAAGCGTCCGCGCATTACCAAGCTGCCGATGCTTCAAGATTACCGGCAGGATGCGATGACCCTCCTCTGGGAAACGGACGGCAACGATGTCACGCATGATGTCGCTTGGGGTGTTCAGGAGGTTGGAGAAAACGTCGAGCGCAAGGTGTCGACGCTCCAAATCGATGCGACGCATTATGTTCACCGCGTGACGATCACGGGGCTGCAGCCTGAGACGGCCTATCGATACCAAGTGCGCAGCGGTCTGGAGCGGACGGCGGTTTATAGCTTCCGGACGGCCCCGCGCCAGGACTCCCCCTTTGCGGTGGCTTGGTGGGGAGATAACCATGACGGTACGGGCACGCTGAAGACCCATATTTCCAATATTCTGAGCCATGTGCCGAACATGATTTGCGTGGCGGGCGACATGGTGAACAGCGGCAACAATCTCTCCGACTGGCATGATTTTTGGTTCAAGCCCTTGGAGCACATGAGCGCCGCGCAGACCACGCCGGTATTGTTTGCCCGTGGCAACCATGATGGCGAGCACGCTCTAGCCTACGCTTATAGTTCGTTGCCTGGCAATGAGGCCTGGTTCAGTTTCCCCTACGGCAACTCATGGTTCTTCTTCTTGGACAGCGAGATTGATTCGACAACGGTGCCCGAGCAGTTGACCTGGCTTCGGACCGAGTTGCAGCGTCCCGAAGTTCAGCGGGCGGCGTTCCGGATCGTTTGCTTTCATAAGCCCCCGTGGACCGATTTTTGGAATGGCGGCGGCTACGTTGGCGAGACCTGGGTGCGTCAGTTGTGGACTCCTGTGTTTGCTGCGAATGGCGTCGATATCGTGATCTGCGGTCACACGCATGCCTACTCTCGAGGGATGAACCAGGGCGTAATGTATGTGGTCAGCGGCGGCGGCGGTGGAACGGTGGACACCGAACGCGTAGCCCAGTGGCCCATGTTCGAGGTGGAGTACGCCAATACCCACTTCGATCTCATGGAGGTGTATGGACTCAACCTGGACTGGCAGATGTACAGTGAACGGAACCAGTTGATGGATGAATTTCGACTGCATAGCCGCACGGCGGAACTGACCCTGGGCGAAACCCATTCAGGCGCTAAGTCCACCTCCTTGGTTCTCACCGGCCGCAACGGCATGAAGTATGCCTTGGAGCGGTCGGAGGATCTGCTGAAGTGGGAAGCGTTTGCGACCAATACCGTGCCTGCGGCCCCGGTGGATTCCGTCACAAATTTGCTCCAGATCAGCCACCAGAAGGAATTTGTGCGGGCGCGGACACTGCCGTAA